The Agrobacterium cucumeris genome has a segment encoding these proteins:
- a CDS encoding sulfurtransferase, whose translation MSRIKFVASALGGLLLSTVSLSAAGASDALVTADWLKENLDNPKVRVFEVSVDTGVYERGHIPGAVNLNWHTDLVDKERRDIAARENFQSLLQKAGVGDDTTIVLYGDNNNWFAAWGAWIFETYGLGDRVKLLDGGRKLWEAQGLPFDTSAPATAETKLKLDEPDTSVRARFVDVVAVAEGKHNIKLVDIRSADEYSGKIFAPDGVKELSVRAGHIPGAVNVPWGTIVNKDGTFKSADEIKAIYAEKGIDGSAPVITYCRIGERSSHTWFALKKILGYDVRNYDGSWTEYGNAVGVPISNPTGTVWTGK comes from the coding sequence ATGTCCAGGATCAAGTTTGTAGCGTCGGCTCTCGGCGGATTGTTGTTGTCGACGGTATCGCTGTCCGCTGCCGGAGCATCGGACGCGCTGGTGACGGCCGATTGGCTGAAGGAAAATCTCGACAATCCGAAGGTTCGGGTTTTCGAAGTCAGCGTCGATACGGGTGTCTACGAGCGCGGGCATATTCCCGGCGCGGTGAACCTCAACTGGCATACGGACCTCGTCGACAAGGAACGGCGCGATATTGCCGCGCGGGAAAATTTCCAGTCCCTGCTGCAAAAGGCCGGCGTCGGCGACGATACGACGATCGTTCTTTATGGCGACAACAATAACTGGTTCGCCGCCTGGGGCGCGTGGATTTTTGAAACCTATGGCCTTGGCGACCGGGTGAAGCTGCTGGATGGCGGCCGCAAGCTCTGGGAAGCGCAGGGCCTGCCTTTCGACACATCAGCACCCGCAACGGCCGAAACGAAACTGAAGCTTGATGAACCGGATACGTCGGTGCGAGCGCGGTTTGTTGACGTGGTCGCCGTGGCCGAAGGAAAACATAATATCAAGCTGGTCGATATTCGCTCGGCGGATGAATATTCCGGCAAGATTTTCGCCCCCGATGGCGTCAAGGAGTTGTCAGTGCGGGCTGGTCATATTCCCGGCGCTGTCAACGTGCCGTGGGGCACCATCGTCAACAAGGACGGCACCTTCAAATCTGCAGATGAGATCAAGGCGATCTATGCGGAAAAGGGTATCGACGGCTCCGCCCCGGTCATCACCTATTGCCGTATCGGCGAGCGCTCCAGCCACACCTGGTTCGCCTTGAAGAAGATACTTGGGTACGACGTCCGCAACTATGACGGTTCCTGGACCGAATATGGCAATGCGGTCGGCGTTCCCATCAGCAATCCGACCGGTACGGTCTGGACGGGTAAATAA